One genomic region from Pseudomonas sp. R5-89-07 encodes:
- a CDS encoding sugar ABC transporter substrate-binding protein: MKTPIRFTALALSMLLASGVATAADIKVGVSMSAFDDTFLTYLREDMDKQAKSYPKGDGVQLQFEDARADVVKQLSQVENFISQKVDAIIVNPVDTASTANIIKAATAAKIPLVFVNRRPDQKDLPKDVVAVTSDDVEAGKLQMQYIAEKLGGKGKIVILLGDLANNSTTNRTKGVKEVLANYPGIKIEQEQTGTWLRDRGMTLVNDWLTQGREFNAVLANNDEMAIGASMALKSAGTKPGTVLIAGVDGTPDGLNAITKGEMAASAFQDAKGQAVGSVEAARKMARNEPVEQNVVIPFKLITPDNVKDFK; encoded by the coding sequence ATGAAGACCCCGATCCGTTTTACCGCGCTGGCCTTGTCAATGCTGCTCGCCAGCGGCGTGGCCACGGCCGCTGACATCAAGGTGGGTGTGAGCATGTCCGCCTTCGATGACACCTTTCTGACCTACCTGCGTGAAGACATGGACAAGCAGGCCAAGTCCTATCCCAAGGGCGACGGCGTGCAACTGCAGTTCGAAGACGCCCGCGCCGATGTGGTGAAGCAACTGAGCCAGGTCGAAAACTTTATCAGCCAGAAAGTCGACGCCATCATCGTCAACCCGGTGGACACCGCATCCACCGCGAATATCATCAAGGCCGCCACCGCGGCGAAGATTCCGCTGGTGTTCGTCAACCGCCGTCCCGACCAGAAAGACTTGCCCAAGGACGTGGTCGCGGTGACGTCCGATGACGTTGAGGCCGGCAAGCTGCAAATGCAGTACATCGCCGAAAAACTCGGCGGCAAAGGCAAGATCGTGATCCTGCTCGGCGACCTGGCGAACAACTCCACCACCAACCGTACCAAGGGCGTGAAGGAAGTGTTGGCTAACTATCCGGGCATCAAGATCGAGCAGGAACAGACGGGTACCTGGTTGCGTGACAGGGGCATGACCCTGGTCAACGACTGGCTGACCCAGGGCCGCGAGTTCAATGCCGTGCTGGCCAACAACGACGAGATGGCTATCGGCGCCTCGATGGCGCTGAAGTCGGCAGGCACCAAGCCTGGCACCGTGTTGATCGCCGGGGTCGACGGCACGCCGGACGGCCTCAACGCAATCACCAAGGGTGAGATGGCCGCCTCGGCGTTCCAGGATGCCAAGGGCCAGGCCGTGGGCTCGGTGGAAGCGGCGCGCAAGATGGCCAGGAACGAGCCGGTGGAGCAGAACGTGGTGATCCCGTTCAAGCTGATCACCCCGGACAACGTCAAAGACTTCAAGTAG
- a CDS encoding ABC transporter permease, with protein sequence MNAITDNKPAMAPVKSRRRMPTELSIFLVLIGIGLVFELFGWIVRDQSFLMNSQRLVLMILQVSIIGLLAIGVTQVIITTGIDLSSGSVLALSAMIAASLAQTSDFSRAVFPSLTDLPVWIPVAMGLGVGLLAGAINGSIIAVTGIPPFIATLGMMVSARGLARYYTEGQPVSMLSDSYTAIGHGAMPVIIFLVVAVIFHIALRYTKYGKYTYAIGGNMQAARTSGINVKRHLIIVYSIAGLLAGLAGVVASARAATGQAGMGMSYELDAIAAAVIGGTSLAGGVGRITGTVIGALILGVMASGFTFVGVDAYIQDIIKGLIIVVAVVIDQYRNKRKLKR encoded by the coding sequence ATGAACGCAATAACAGACAACAAGCCGGCAATGGCACCGGTCAAGAGCCGTCGACGCATGCCTACCGAGCTGAGCATCTTCCTGGTGCTGATCGGGATCGGCCTGGTGTTTGAACTGTTCGGCTGGATCGTGCGCGACCAGAGCTTTTTGATGAACTCCCAGCGCCTGGTGCTGATGATCCTGCAAGTGTCGATCATAGGCCTGCTGGCCATCGGCGTGACCCAGGTGATCATCACCACCGGGATCGACCTGTCTTCCGGGTCGGTGCTGGCCTTGTCAGCGATGATCGCTGCGAGCCTGGCGCAGACTTCCGACTTTTCCCGGGCGGTGTTTCCGTCCCTGACCGACTTGCCGGTGTGGATCCCGGTGGCCATGGGCCTGGGCGTGGGGCTGCTGGCGGGGGCGATCAACGGCAGCATTATTGCGGTGACCGGGATTCCGCCCTTCATCGCGACCCTGGGCATGATGGTCTCGGCCCGTGGCCTGGCGCGCTACTACACCGAAGGCCAGCCAGTGAGCATGCTCTCGGACTCGTACACGGCCATCGGCCATGGCGCGATGCCGGTGATCATTTTCCTGGTGGTGGCGGTGATCTTCCATATCGCCCTGCGCTACACCAAGTACGGCAAGTACACCTACGCCATCGGCGGCAACATGCAGGCGGCGCGCACCTCGGGGATCAACGTCAAGCGGCACCTGATCATCGTCTACAGCATCGCCGGGTTGCTGGCAGGCCTGGCAGGCGTGGTGGCCTCGGCCCGTGCGGCGACCGGCCAGGCCGGCATGGGCATGTCCTATGAGCTGGACGCGATTGCCGCTGCGGTGATCGGCGGTACCAGCCTGGCGGGCGGGGTAGGGCGCATCACCGGCACCGTGATCGGCGCGCTGATCCTCGGCGTGATGGCCAGCGGGTTTACCTTTGTCGGAGTGGATGCGTATATCCAGGACATCATCAAGGGGCTGATCATCGTGGTGGCGGTGGTGATCGACCAATACCGCAACAAGCGCAAGCTCAAGCGTTGA
- a CDS encoding sugar ABC transporter ATP-binding protein, producing MLAHATVSQPPGTQPLAQDEPYLLEILNISKGFPGVVALDDVQLRVRPGTVLALMGENGAGKSTLMKIIAGIYQPDAGEIRLRGKPITFETPLAAQKAGIAMIHQELNLMPHMSIAENIWIGREQLNSLHMVNHREMHRCTADLLARLRINLDPEEQVGNLSIAERQMVEIAKAVSYDSDILIMDEPTSAITEKEVAHLFSIIADLKSQGKGIVYITHKMNEVFAIADEVAVFRDGQYIGLQRADSMDSDSLISMMVGRELSQLFPVRETPVGDLLLSVRDLSLDGVFKDVSFDLHAGEILGIAGLMGSGRTNVAETIFGITPSSSGQITLDGKPVRISDPHMAIEKGFALLTEDRKLSGLFPCLSVLENMEMAVLPHYSGNGFIQQKALRALCEDMCKKLRVKTPSLEQCIDTLSGGNQQKALLARWLMTNPRLLILDEPTRGIDVGAKAEIYRLIAFLASEGMAVIMISSELPEVLGMSDRVMVMHEGELMGTLDRAEATQEKVMQLASGMTAVH from the coding sequence ATGCTCGCTCATGCCACTGTCTCGCAGCCGCCGGGTACCCAGCCGCTGGCGCAGGACGAACCCTACCTGCTGGAAATTCTCAACATCAGCAAAGGCTTTCCCGGCGTCGTGGCCCTGGACGATGTGCAGTTGCGAGTGCGCCCCGGCACCGTGCTGGCGCTGATGGGCGAGAACGGTGCGGGCAAGTCGACGCTGATGAAAATCATCGCCGGCATCTATCAGCCCGATGCCGGCGAAATTCGCCTGCGGGGCAAGCCGATCACCTTCGAGACGCCGCTGGCGGCGCAGAAGGCCGGGATTGCGATGATCCACCAGGAACTCAACCTGATGCCGCATATGAGCATCGCCGAAAATATCTGGATCGGCCGCGAGCAGCTCAACAGCCTGCACATGGTCAACCACCGTGAAATGCACCGCTGCACCGCCGATTTGCTGGCGCGCCTGCGCATCAACCTCGACCCGGAGGAGCAAGTGGGCAACCTGAGCATCGCCGAACGGCAGATGGTCGAGATCGCCAAGGCGGTGTCGTACGACTCCGACATCCTGATCATGGATGAACCGACCTCGGCGATTACCGAAAAGGAAGTCGCCCACCTGTTTTCGATCATTGCCGACCTCAAGTCTCAGGGCAAAGGCATCGTCTACATCACGCACAAGATGAACGAAGTGTTTGCCATCGCCGATGAAGTGGCGGTGTTTCGCGACGGCCAGTACATCGGCCTGCAACGTGCCGACAGCATGGACAGCGACAGCCTGATCTCGATGATGGTTGGCCGCGAGTTGAGCCAGTTGTTCCCGGTGCGCGAGACGCCGGTCGGTGACTTGCTGCTGTCGGTGCGCGACTTGAGCCTGGACGGCGTATTCAAGGACGTTTCGTTTGACCTGCACGCCGGTGAAATCCTCGGCATCGCCGGGCTGATGGGCTCGGGCCGCACCAACGTGGCGGAAACCATTTTCGGCATCACCCCCAGCAGCAGCGGGCAGATCACCCTCGACGGCAAGCCGGTGCGCATCAGCGATCCGCACATGGCCATCGAAAAGGGCTTCGCGCTGTTGACCGAGGACCGCAAGCTCAGTGGCCTGTTCCCGTGCCTGTCGGTGCTGGAAAACATGGAAATGGCGGTGCTGCCGCACTATTCGGGCAACGGTTTCATCCAGCAAAAGGCCTTGCGCGCCTTGTGCGAAGACATGTGCAAGAAGCTGCGGGTGAAAACCCCCTCGCTGGAACAGTGCATTGACACCTTGTCCGGCGGTAACCAGCAGAAGGCGCTGCTGGCGCGCTGGCTGATGACCAACCCGCGTCTGTTGATCCTCGATGAGCCGACCCGCGGCATCGACGTGGGCGCCAAGGCCGAGATCTATCGCTTGATCGCCTTTCTCGCCAGCGAGGGCATGGCGGTGATCATGATTTCTTCGGAACTGCCCGAAGTGCTTGGCATGAGCGACCGGGTGATGGTGATGCACGAAGGCGAACTGATGGGCACCCTGGATCGCGCTGAGGCCACCCAGGAAAAAGTCATGCAACTGGCCTCCGGTATGACCGCGGTCCACTGA